One Spinacia oleracea cultivar Varoflay chromosome 4, BTI_SOV_V1, whole genome shotgun sequence DNA segment encodes these proteins:
- the LOC130459637 gene encoding uncharacterized protein: MCERMRRWNVKPNLVGKGASLPPVSAELWERISSLFKVKPLVIKDKTAYIPEGWLPHLDQLSNPVFLSAVGLCPYMPRGNVSILPTLHCLIKIALMSLFVFSDEAMGKLDDASKGQVDMPSWLAKVLDASTYKAWKRQQAAEQAISEQMAPPPAEEKKTRKVATDAAPTSKRRAGGTGKSVFKSVTSKASKGFAVPKAASASPSLEKTGGTTDPLAGIPEVVRRNIPLKTAERARNSGGKFYSNIVTTCRSSSSSSLVSPRDSKAVVFPIEIPDPQTDIDAELDQIPSSGGFNSHDRRKIMTLMRNAIPPQYAETLPEAAENMLAAMQSSALDMFILLDSLKKWRTALVHEEARHRLLASQCGDQHFAAVEKFRFDRREQIDAVTTALASRNAENTARLLHIDQNFSEMEDLSKKIKEKEAEFSRLETQFKELEVQLEAASKEVASSQSVLDQLAMLGEKSIRRGMELAWNAEFASERPFSWFEKFLTYQIEVEKAQKEGRTPLEFVPSEDEE, translated from the exons ATGTGCGAGAGGATGAGACGCTGGAACGTCAAGCCCAACTTGGTTGGAAAAGGCGCTTCTTTACCTCCAGTCTCCGCCGAGCTCTGGGAACGGATCTCGTCGTTGTTCAAGGTCAAGCCGCTCGTCATCAAGGACAAGACGgcctacatacccgaggggtggttgcctcatctAGATCAACTGAGCAATCCCGTTTTCCTCTCAGCTGTAGGCTTGTGTCCatatatgccgagaggtaatgtatctatacttCCAACTCTTCACTGTTTAATCAAAATCGCACTaatgtctttatttgttttttcagacgaggccatgggtaaGCTGGACGATGCCTCCAAAGGCCAAGTGGATATGCCGTCTTGGTTGGCGAAGGTACTCGACGCCAGCACCTACAAAGCTTGGAAGCGTCAGCAGGCGGCCGAGCAAGCCATTTCTGAGCAAATGGCTCCCCctcctgctgaggagaag AAGACGAGGAAGGTGGCCACGGACGCGGCTCCTACTTCTAAACGCAGGGCTGGCGGCACAGGAAAATCCGTCTTCAAGTCAGTGACGTCGAAGGCTTCTAAGGGGTTTGCCGTCCCCAAGGCTGCATCCGCTTCTCCTAGCTTGGAGAAAACTGGAGGGACAACTGATCCTCTTGCGGGGATTCCTGAAGTCGTCCGCCGCAACATTCCTCTGAAGACGGCGGAGAGAGCTAGGAATTctgggggtaagttttactccaacatcgtaaccacatgccgttcctcgtctagcagttctctagtttcccccagggattctaaggccgttgtttttcccatagaaattcccgaTCCTCAGACTGACATagatgctgaattggatcagatcccttcttcaggcgggttcaATTCTCATGACCGTAGGAAGATAATGACGTTGATGCGCAATGCCATTCCTCCCCAATATGCTGAAACTCTTCCTGAGGCGGCCGAGAATATGCTTGCCGCCATGCAGTCCTCAGCGCTGGAC ATGTTCATTCTGCTGGACTCACTGAAAAAGTGGCGCACTGCTTTGGTGCATGAAGAAGCTCGTCACCGTCTTCTGGCCAGTCAGTGTGGTGACCAGCATTTTGCTGCGGTGGAGAAGTTTCGCTTCGACAGGCGGGAGCAGATTGACGCTGTGACTACCGCCCTGGCCTCCCGAAATGCTGAGAACACAGCTCGTCTCCTACATattgatcagaacttttctgaaatggaggatctttccaagaagatcaaggagaaagaggctgagttttctcgtcttGAGACTCAGTTTAAAGAGTTGGAGGTCCAGCTGGAGGCGGCTAGCAAGGAAGTCGCTTCGTCACAGAGCGTTCTCGACCAGTTGGCCATGCTAGGTGAGAAATCGATCCGAAGGGGtatggagcttgcatggaatgctgaatttgcaagtgaacgtcccttcagttggtttgagaagtttctcacctatcagattgaggtggagaaggctcaaAAGGAAGGACGCACTCCTCTTGAGTTCGTGCCCAGCGAGGATGAGGAATGA
- the LOC110786920 gene encoding B3 domain-containing protein At5g42700 isoform X2 gives MGKVSYEERRQKRVEENKKRLDDLNLTHLSQALKNLSPKSSPIKKVWKPRTVENRMVAVRRSARVAKHPAPVHLPRSSSPRKSYGVVRGNYGVARDEERASTIEKAEKLVGKLEEEGFPTVIRPMLPSHVTGCFWLGLPSEFCRTRLPNNDATVTLVDEEGDEYPSVYLARKTGLSGGWRGFALAHELVDGDTVVFQVISHSIFKVYIIRRSDELNKVLTSED, from the exons ATGGGAAAAGTGTCGTATGAAGAGCGTCGGCAAAAGAGAGTTGAAGAGAACAAAAAACGGTTGGATGATCTCAACCTCACCCATCTCTCTCAAGCCCTTAAAAATCTTTCTCCCAAATCTTCTCCG ATAAAGAAGGTCTGGAAGCCGCGAACAGTTGAGAATAGAATGGTAGCAGTGAGGCGATCTGCTCGAGTTGCTAAACACCCAGCCCCT GTTCATTTGCCTCGATCATCCTCGCCCAGAAA GAGCTATGGAGTAGTAAGGGGGAACTATGGAGTAGCAAGAGATGAAGAAAGAGCATCTACAATAGAGAAAGCAGAGAAATTGGTTGGTAAACTTGAGGAGGAGGGTTTTCCTACTGTCATCAGACCAATGCTTCCTTCCCATGTCACTGGATGTTTCTGGCTG GGTCTTCCCAGTGAGTTTTGCAGAACTCGCTTACCTAATAATGATGCAACGGTGACATTGGTAGACGAAGAGGGTGACGAATATCCAAGTGTTTACTTAGCACGTAAAACTGGACTAAGTGGAGGTTGGAGAGGCTTTGCTTTGGCTCATGAACTTGTTGATGGGGATACTGTCGTTTTTCAAGTGATTAGCCACTCAATTTTTAAG GTATACATCATAAGGAGAAGCGACGAATTGAACAAGGTTCTCACTTCTGAGGATTAA
- the LOC110786920 gene encoding B3 domain-containing protein At5g42700 isoform X1: MGKVSYEERRQKRVEENKKRLDDLNLTHLSQALKNLSPKSSPIKKVWKPRTVENRMVAVRRSARVAKHPAPVYIQVHLPRSSSPRKSYGVVRGNYGVARDEERASTIEKAEKLVGKLEEEGFPTVIRPMLPSHVTGCFWLGLPSEFCRTRLPNNDATVTLVDEEGDEYPSVYLARKTGLSGGWRGFALAHELVDGDTVVFQVISHSIFKVYIIRRSDELNKVLTSED, translated from the exons ATGGGAAAAGTGTCGTATGAAGAGCGTCGGCAAAAGAGAGTTGAAGAGAACAAAAAACGGTTGGATGATCTCAACCTCACCCATCTCTCTCAAGCCCTTAAAAATCTTTCTCCCAAATCTTCTCCG ATAAAGAAGGTCTGGAAGCCGCGAACAGTTGAGAATAGAATGGTAGCAGTGAGGCGATCTGCTCGAGTTGCTAAACACCCAGCCCCTGTATATATTCAA GTTCATTTGCCTCGATCATCCTCGCCCAGAAA GAGCTATGGAGTAGTAAGGGGGAACTATGGAGTAGCAAGAGATGAAGAAAGAGCATCTACAATAGAGAAAGCAGAGAAATTGGTTGGTAAACTTGAGGAGGAGGGTTTTCCTACTGTCATCAGACCAATGCTTCCTTCCCATGTCACTGGATGTTTCTGGCTG GGTCTTCCCAGTGAGTTTTGCAGAACTCGCTTACCTAATAATGATGCAACGGTGACATTGGTAGACGAAGAGGGTGACGAATATCCAAGTGTTTACTTAGCACGTAAAACTGGACTAAGTGGAGGTTGGAGAGGCTTTGCTTTGGCTCATGAACTTGTTGATGGGGATACTGTCGTTTTTCAAGTGATTAGCCACTCAATTTTTAAG GTATACATCATAAGGAGAAGCGACGAATTGAACAAGGTTCTCACTTCTGAGGATTAA